One genomic segment of Candidatus Berkiella aquae includes these proteins:
- a CDS encoding Gfo/Idh/MocA family oxidoreductase codes for MSPIFNSMLATYIENCLAKASIWALANLGKYAIIATNTYLIKKIGSTLSVKYNYSAIQVAVVGCGNWGKNLIRVYHELGALHAVCDASPQKMAQFEESLRIRACSFDELLNSAIDAIVIATPSVTHFELARKALLAKKHVYIEKPITHHPEQILQLQELAAEHNLRLMVGHLLQYHPAFLKLKALNAEGVLGQLQSIHATRLNFGKFPTEQNVLWDYAPHDISMVLGLMQELPTKVFASKENPLSHTTADTTTIHLHFADNKKARVISSWVHPFKEQKLIVTGSKAIVMLDDTQPWEHKLTLLNYPCAWNDGLPQPFQVEKNPIPLLPAEPLKNECEHFLQAILTQSEPLTGAAEALNVTTVLAAAIQSIASEQIITLKEKQQRTAIPEGIYA; via the coding sequence ATGTCGCCAATTTTTAATAGTATGTTGGCTACCTATATTGAAAATTGCTTAGCGAAAGCAAGCATTTGGGCCTTAGCCAACTTAGGAAAATATGCGATAATCGCTACTAATACCTATCTAATAAAAAAAATAGGATCAACTTTGTCAGTTAAATATAACTATTCTGCCATCCAGGTTGCAGTCGTTGGCTGCGGTAACTGGGGTAAAAATCTTATTCGGGTTTATCATGAACTCGGTGCACTCCATGCAGTATGCGATGCATCCCCCCAAAAGATGGCACAGTTTGAAGAATCCTTACGCATTAGGGCATGCAGTTTTGATGAACTCCTGAATTCAGCAATCGATGCGATTGTGATTGCAACACCATCGGTAACGCATTTTGAACTCGCACGTAAAGCCTTATTAGCTAAAAAACATGTTTATATTGAAAAACCCATAACACATCACCCAGAGCAAATTTTGCAATTGCAAGAACTTGCTGCTGAACACAACCTTCGTTTGATGGTGGGCCATCTTTTACAATATCACCCTGCCTTTTTGAAACTGAAAGCATTAAATGCAGAAGGTGTATTAGGGCAACTGCAATCTATTCATGCCACCCGCTTAAATTTTGGCAAGTTTCCGACCGAACAGAATGTCCTGTGGGATTATGCGCCACATGACATTTCGATGGTATTAGGGCTGATGCAGGAATTACCCACGAAAGTATTCGCTAGCAAAGAGAATCCTTTATCTCATACAACAGCAGATACAACGACTATCCATTTACATTTTGCGGATAACAAAAAAGCACGTGTGATCTCTTCTTGGGTACACCCTTTTAAAGAGCAAAAACTCATTGTGACTGGCAGCAAAGCTATAGTGATGTTAGACGATACCCAACCATGGGAACACAAATTGACACTTTTGAATTATCCCTGCGCATGGAACGATGGTTTACCCCAACCTTTTCAAGTTGAAAAAAACCCAATTCCATTGCTACCCGCAGAGCCGCTTAAAAATGAATGCGAGCATTTCTTGCAAGCAATATTGACACAAAGTGAACCTCTCACTGGCGCTGCTGAAGCGCTAAATGTAACAACGGTATTAGCTGCAGCAATCCAATCCATTGCCAGCGAGCAAATCATTACCCTTAAAGAAAAGCAACAACGAACCGCAATCCCTGAAGGAATTTATGCTTAA
- a CDS encoding endonuclease has product MKLNKQYYFIVLYFIGFMCLCQSSMAAIQNYTEAKYTARRIWQEHRETFYCGCKYNKHGIIDFSSCDFKPKNSRGARYITWEHVVPVSWYGKSLPCWRGEGCTKGKRGRQCCRQKDKKFRQMEADLHNLVPAVEDLNKARQNYRFTDEIVRPSQQFPECGMLIDDEYKQVVPPLHRKGMIARIHLYMSKKYDIPLSKDERKQFLAWHKQYPPSDWEKKWDQKVAAEQGNRNEFIRY; this is encoded by the coding sequence TTGAAACTTAATAAGCAATATTACTTCATAGTATTGTATTTCATTGGCTTTATGTGTCTTTGCCAATCCTCGATGGCGGCGATTCAAAATTATACAGAGGCTAAATATACAGCCCGTAGAATCTGGCAAGAGCACCGGGAAACATTCTACTGTGGCTGTAAATACAATAAGCACGGGATCATTGATTTTAGTTCTTGCGACTTTAAGCCGAAAAATAGTCGCGGGGCACGTTATATTACGTGGGAGCATGTGGTTCCTGTTTCTTGGTATGGCAAATCGTTACCGTGCTGGCGAGGGGAAGGCTGCACCAAAGGTAAAAGAGGTCGCCAATGTTGTCGGCAAAAAGATAAAAAATTTCGACAAATGGAAGCTGATTTGCATAATTTAGTCCCGGCGGTTGAAGATTTAAATAAAGCGCGACAAAATTACCGATTTACAGATGAAATTGTCAGGCCATCACAACAGTTTCCAGAATGTGGCATGTTAATAGATGATGAATATAAACAGGTCGTACCACCGTTACATCGTAAAGGAATGATAGCGCGTATCCATTTATATATGTCTAAAAAATATGATATTCCCTTAAGCAAAGACGAACGAAAACAATTTTTAGCTTGGCATAAACAATACCCACCCAGCGACTGGGAGAAGAAATGGGATCAAAAAGTAGCTGCCGAGCAAGGTAACCGAAATGAATTTATACGCTACTAA
- a CDS encoding aminotransferase class I/II-fold pyridoxal phosphate-dependent enzyme: MLKEKIAKIEFIDLHAQRRALKHAIPGVLERVLEHGAFILGPEVQQLEQQLTEYTGAQETITCSDGTDALRLLLMAKNVGPGDAVFVPSFTFASSAEVIAQANATPVFIDVCPTTFNIDPQSLVQAIETLDKKLTPKGIIAVDLFGLPANYPVLHEIAQKHDLWVIADSAQSFGGAYQDKKVGNLAVMTSTSFFPSKPLACYGDGGAIFTNDKEVANTLRSLRNHGCGKHRYDHIHIGMNSRLDSMQAAILLEKLAIFPQERMRREAIACLYSQVLPSDVKTPSVSPDYTHAWGLYSVLCEAQTRDGLMQHLQECGVPSNIYYRKPLHLQPAYAHYPRASEKLAVTERISEQVLSLPMHPYLTDEQVAYVGECVKGYFK; encoded by the coding sequence ATGCTTAAAGAAAAAATCGCCAAAATTGAGTTTATCGACTTGCATGCACAACGTCGTGCTTTAAAACATGCCATTCCCGGGGTTCTTGAACGCGTTCTTGAACATGGCGCTTTTATTCTCGGTCCAGAAGTACAGCAGCTCGAACAGCAATTAACCGAATATACCGGCGCTCAAGAGACTATCACTTGTAGTGATGGCACCGATGCGCTTCGTTTGCTATTAATGGCAAAAAATGTAGGCCCAGGTGACGCAGTATTTGTTCCTTCTTTTACCTTTGCTTCCAGTGCAGAAGTTATCGCACAAGCCAATGCAACACCGGTTTTTATTGATGTTTGCCCAACGACTTTCAATATAGATCCTCAAAGTTTAGTACAAGCGATTGAGACGCTTGATAAAAAATTAACTCCCAAAGGGATTATTGCGGTTGATTTGTTTGGTTTACCCGCCAATTACCCTGTGTTGCACGAAATAGCACAAAAGCATGATTTATGGGTCATCGCAGATTCCGCACAAAGTTTTGGTGGTGCTTACCAAGATAAAAAAGTAGGCAACTTAGCCGTCATGACCTCAACGAGCTTCTTTCCATCAAAGCCTTTAGCGTGCTATGGCGATGGTGGTGCGATTTTTACCAATGACAAAGAAGTCGCCAATACGCTACGTTCTTTACGTAACCATGGTTGCGGTAAACACCGTTATGATCATATTCATATTGGGATGAACAGCCGTTTAGATAGTATGCAAGCCGCTATTTTATTAGAAAAATTAGCGATATTCCCTCAAGAAAGAATGCGCCGAGAAGCCATTGCTTGCTTATATTCTCAAGTATTACCGTCCGATGTGAAAACGCCCAGCGTTTCACCGGATTATACCCATGCTTGGGGACTTTACTCTGTTTTGTGTGAAGCGCAAACACGAGATGGATTAATGCAACATTTGCAAGAATGTGGTGTTCCCAGCAACATTTACTACCGCAAACCACTTCATTTACAACCCGCTTATGCGCATTATCCACGTGCGAGTGAAAAATTAGCGGTAACCGAAAGAATCAGTGAACAGGTGTTAAGTTTACCCATGCACCCTTATTTGACGGATGAACAAGTGGCCTATGTGGGTGAGTGTGTTAAGGGGTATTTTAAATAA
- the rimK gene encoding 30S ribosomal protein S6--L-glutamate ligase: MKIGILSRDAKLYSTKRLVEAAEQRGHEVQTVDVLKCYMNITANQPSVHYKKQVLKFDAIIPRIGASVTAYGTAVLRQFEVGGVYSVNESIAISRSRDKLRAHQLLARKGVGMPITGYAHSADATDELIAFVGGAPLIVKLMESTHGQGIVLAETEKAAEGVINAFRGLNANFLVQEYIKESGGSDIRCFVVGERVVAAMMRTAKEGDFRSNLHRGGTASIVKLLPEERALALKAAKVMGLNVAGVDLIRSEQGPLVLEVNSSPGLQGIERVTRKDVADMIIEHIEKDCVKGINKTRGKG; encoded by the coding sequence ATGAAAATTGGCATTTTATCGCGAGATGCTAAATTGTATTCAACCAAACGTTTAGTTGAAGCAGCTGAACAGCGTGGCCACGAAGTGCAAACGGTCGATGTTTTAAAGTGTTATATGAACATCACAGCGAATCAGCCATCGGTTCATTATAAAAAACAAGTTCTTAAATTTGATGCGATTATTCCGCGTATTGGTGCTTCTGTTACCGCTTACGGGACAGCCGTATTACGGCAATTTGAAGTGGGTGGAGTCTATTCGGTGAATGAATCGATAGCCATATCCCGTTCACGCGATAAATTACGTGCTCATCAATTGCTCGCCCGTAAAGGAGTAGGCATGCCAATTACCGGCTATGCGCACTCAGCTGATGCAACCGATGAATTGATTGCGTTTGTTGGCGGCGCGCCGTTAATTGTAAAATTAATGGAAAGTACCCATGGTCAAGGGATCGTTTTAGCTGAAACTGAAAAAGCCGCAGAAGGGGTTATTAATGCTTTTCGTGGCCTCAATGCCAATTTCTTAGTGCAAGAATACATTAAAGAATCAGGTGGTTCTGATATTCGCTGCTTTGTGGTTGGTGAGCGCGTTGTGGCAGCCATGATGCGTACGGCCAAAGAAGGCGATTTTCGTTCAAACTTACATCGCGGTGGTACTGCCAGCATTGTAAAACTACTACCAGAAGAACGCGCGTTGGCCCTTAAGGCCGCTAAAGTGATGGGCTTGAATGTAGCAGGGGTTGATTTGATTCGTTCTGAACAAGGCCCATTGGTGTTAGAAGTGAATTCATCTCCTGGTTTACAAGGAATTGAACGCGTTACGCGCAAAGATGTCGCCGATATGATTATTGAACATATTGAGAAAGATTGCGTGAAGGGAATTAATAAAACTCGAGGAAAAGGTTAA